The window TAAGTAGGCCGAACGGATTGAGCCAATTTTCTGATCCCTAACCGGTGGAAATCCACTTTTCCAATCCCTTAGTGGTAATGTATATTACCACTTGAACAAGAATGTGTGAGTGAAAATGTAAATTACCATGACCCAATCAAACATATCAATCTTGTGGGCCTTGGGAATTTAAACTTATATTCCTGATCATGCGAATAGTTTCTCACGTACCAAACATTCTCTACCCACGAGCCTTGGTAGCTAAAAAGTATAGCATAATTCCCATAATTATATTGATGGATGATAATAGAACAAATTTAAGTCAAATagatattttaatttccaCATCAAGAGTGAGTATCACTGCATTAAAAGCGAAAATAATAACCTGATCGATTATTTCTAGATTATCTGACAGTATCAGTGAGCATTGTAGAACTAATTTTTAGGTTTAGTTAGTTCCTACTTTAAAGCAAGGCTGAGAAGTTAATTAGTTATCTGCTATATACACTACAGTGCAGGtgcttaatatatatgtatttccctttcaatttattttttgttttttgtgtggcatatacatgcatgatgatgtatactatatatatatagtgggATCAGCACGATGGAGAGATAATCTAGACAAATCTTTCCACCACATAGATGCATTTCCAGAAGTCAACCAGCgttcttcttttttgtgaATGTCAACCAGCTAGCGTTCTGAGCTTGTTTTATCAGAGAGTTATCTTTTGGCtaatcaataattaattaattagtggCATGCATTGCATGGCATGGCATGGGCGATACATTCAGTGGTTTAAGAGCAATTAATAAATGTCTATCTAATATGGAATTATTGCAAGCGAACTCCCAAAATGAActagtgtgtgtatatatatatgtatacaacaCTTATCATAACCCACTTTATACTGTAATTCAACGTGATTCATTACGTGTCGACCAACTATACTAATTTTATAGCTATATGTAGTTTTATATATAGCAAGCCTTACCAAAAAGTTAATGGCAActgttaaaaatattatattcattGTGTGTATGTAATTAGGTAGCTAGGAATTAATCGTGGAccacttttcttttgtttttttccttgcCATTACCGATGACCATTCCGGTCATCTAGCTGGCCAGCTCTCTTCGATCTtcatgtgtgtgtatatgtgtAGCTATATAGCTCTATATATAGATCCACCCTcttcacatatatacacacacagaGTATAACGGCTATATACTATATTTCCAAGTCCAACCAAATTAACgttccttatatatatagctttCATTTGATCAGTCAACTTTTCTCCTGTTTCGTATCTTTATCAGTAAACCAGTATATACGACAGACGTACGAGCAAGAGAGATCACAGAATTAGGTCGAGGCTGCATCATCATCAAGAGTGTTGTGtcgtatataaatatatagttcTTCTTGATTTCTGCTagcaattaatatatatacaaatacacGTTGGAGATTAATTATGTTGTTCATGAGATCTTCACCAATGGTGATAGCGGATGTGCTGATCAGTGGGTTACTGCTGATGGAGATGACGATAGTGGGGCTAGGGTTCAGGTTCGGAGGAGCGGATGGCCTGAGGATGGACTACTACCTCATGACTTGCCCCTTTGCCGAGCAGATTGTCAAGACCACCGTCAATTCAGCCCTTCAGGAGGACCCCACCCTCGCAGCTGGTCTCATCAGGATGCATTTCCATGACTGCTTCATCGAGGGTTGCGACGGATCAGTCCTCATCAACTCCACCAAGGACAACACGGCCGAGAGGGACTCCCCAGCCAACTTGAGCTTGCGGGGCTATGAGATTATAGATGACGCCAAGGAGGAGATCGAACAGCAGTGCCCTGGCGTCGTCTCCTGCGCTGACATCGTCGCAATGGCTGCTAGGGATGCCGTATTCTgggtatgcatatatacacatatttatatacatgCACATGTGCGAATGTGTCTGAGCGTGATTAATCTATATACTTATAATTGTTTTGGTTAATCCAtacatttattataataatcgTGTATTTGATTACATATtactctatataaatatatataggcaGGGGGTCCAGTATATGACATTCCGAAAGGAAGAAAGGACGGGAGGAGATCGAGGATAGAGGACACTATAAACCTGCCGGCCCCCACTTTGAACGCTTCTCAGCTCATCGACATGTTCGGCAAGCGTGGCTTCACTGCCCAAGAGATGGTTGCTCTATCTGGTACAGTACCTGTCAATATATATAGGATATCTCATGATcttacaattttcttttttctttttcttttttttaaatcatggTTATGTATATACATCTGCCTATGTATAGACCCACCCACTTCGTCGAATATGACGTTATACGAAATGCACGAGAATGCAGGGGCCCACACGCTGGGGGTGGCGAGGTGCTCATCATTCAAGCAGAGGCTGAATGATGCCGATCCGTCCATGGACGCAAGCTTCGCAAAGACGCTGTCGAGGACTTGCAGTGGCGGGGACAACGCAGAGCAGCCACTGGACCCCACGAGGACGACCTTCGACAATGCTTACTACTGGGCGCTGCAGGCGAAAGCAGGTGTTCTTTTCTCGGACCAGTCACTGTTCACGGGTCCCCGGACAAGTGGGGTGGTGAATGGCTACGCCATGAACCAGGCGATGTTCTTCTTCGACTTCCAGCGGGCCATGATCAAGATGGGCAACCTAGACGTCAAGGAAGGCTCCAAGGGTGAAGTCCGCTCCAACTGCCACCGTGTCAACTAGCAAGCTAGCTAGGCTGGCTAGCTAGTGAGCCACTAGTATTTTCAAAGTCATTACGTACAGtacaacaatatatatatatgatgcacACAATAATCTACTTAAACCTCTATGTATATATTCGTGTATATTCATGTTTATGGTTTCGGTAGTTGACCATCTAtagttataattaataatgcaCTTAACAGAGTCCGAGCTAGCAGGGATTGGGGGGAACTGAAGAGAAGACTA of the Punica granatum isolate Tunisia-2019 chromosome 6, ASM765513v2, whole genome shotgun sequence genome contains:
- the LOC116212535 gene encoding peroxidase 47 codes for the protein MLFMRSSPMVIADVLISGLLLMEMTIVGLGFRFGGADGLRMDYYLMTCPFAEQIVKTTVNSALQEDPTLAAGLIRMHFHDCFIEGCDGSVLINSTKDNTAERDSPANLSLRGYEIIDDAKEEIEQQCPGVVSCADIVAMAARDAVFWAGGPVYDIPKGRKDGRRSRIEDTINLPAPTLNASQLIDMFGKRGFTAQEMVALSGAHTLGVARCSSFKQRLNDADPSMDASFAKTLSRTCSGGDNAEQPLDPTRTTFDNAYYWALQAKAGVLFSDQSLFTGPRTSGVVNGYAMNQAMFFFDFQRAMIKMGNLDVKEGSKGEVRSNCHRVN